A stretch of DNA from Candidatus Saganbacteria bacterium:
ACAATAATGAAGGACATCAAAGCTACTGTTCTTGTAGAAATAAGCGATGTGTTGTCGTCCTCGCTCGATCTTGCCAAAACATTGAATTCCATTTTAAAAGTTCTATCCGATTCACTTGGCATGGAGCGCGGAACAATTACTCTTGTCGATCCTAAAACTTCCGAACTTCACATAGAAGTTGCGCATGGGCTCACAAACCAAGAAAAAGAAAGAGGCAAATATAAAATAGGAGAAGGGATCACGGGCAAGGTCGTTGAGACCGGGAAACCTATGATCATTCCTAATATCGAAGCTGAACCATCGTTTTTGGACAGGACGCAGGCAAGAAGGAATTTAAAAGAAAGAAAATTTGCTTTTCTTTGCGTTCCAATAAAGATCGGAAACAAGATCATCGGAGCTCTTTCGGTCGATCATTTATTTAAGTCGGATGTTTCTTTTGAAGAAGACATAAAACTGCTAACGATCATTGCTTCGATGGTCGGCCAAGCCGTCATGATCCGCGAAATGGCGGAAAAAGACAAGCAAGCGGTCGTTTCCGAAAATATAAAGCTTAAGCAGGAATTGAAAGGCAGATATAAATTCAAGAATATCATTTATAGCTCAAGCGTTATGGAATCCATGCTTGAAGGCGCGATGCAGGTTGCGGAGAGTTCGGCTACCGTCTTGATACTTGGCGAGTCGGGAACGGGTAAAGAGCTTGTCGCATCGGCTGTCCATTATTCAAGTCCCAGAGCCAATAAGCCCTTTATTAAAGTAGCTTGCGCCGCGTTACCGGAAAATCTTTTGGAATCGGAACTTTTCGGGTACGAAAGAGGAGCGTTTACGGGAGCTATGGAGCGAAAGATCGGCAGATTTGAAATGGCCGATAACGGGACGATATTTCTTGATGAAATAGGCGACTTAACGCTCTCAACTCAAGTTAAGCTTTTGAGAGTTGTTCAAGAAAAAGAGTTTGAAAGATTAGGCGGGACGCAGACGATAAAAGTTGACGTCAGAGTTGTCGCCGCAACTCATAGGGACCTTTCCGCAATGGTTAAAGATAGGAAATTCAGGGAAGATCTTTTTTATAGGATAAACGTTTTTCCTATTCACCTGCCGCCGCTTCGCGAAAGAAGAGAAGATCTCCCTGTTTTGATAGACCATTTTATCGGAAAATATAATAAAGAGAACAAGAAAAAGATAAAAGGAATAAATAGGGCGGCCCTAGATGTCCTTATGGCTTATTCATGGCCCGGAAATATCAGGGAGCTTGAAAATGCAATTGAGCGCGCTGTAGTATTGAGCAAGAAGGATGTTATTACCCCAACTGAAATACCGCAAAATATCCAAACGACTAAAGATATTGGAGCGGCTTCGGCTGGGGCAACGCTTCCTGAAATTGTTGAAGCGATCGAGAAGCAAAAAATAGAAGAAGCTTTAAAGAATTTTAAGACACAGAGAAATGCCGCGCGCGCATTGGGAATAACCGAGAGAATGCTTGGCTATAAAATAAAGATCTATAACATCTCCGCCTGATACAAAAATGTATATACATACAATATTGTAATTAACTTGACTAATACCCCTCGTAAATATCTGGTATTATAATTGCTCCTACTAGCCCATAATGGGAAAAAGGAGCGCTTTATGAAAGTAAAAATCGTCGCTATGTCTCTTTGTTTCTATGTCGCTATGTCGCTTTGTCTCATTGTTTCAGCGGGGGCGACGCCGTCGACGACTTATTGGACGCCATGCGTCTACGATGTCCAAGGTTACGGTGTGTGGCACATTGGTATAGACAACTATTTTACGGCATTAACAAAGTTCACCGAAACTCCGGGCGCGGGAGCATTTCCTACCGATGTCGGCTTGACGGTCGGCGTACTTCCAGGGGATAAGATCCAGGCCGAAGTCGGGATCGATTATATGGAACCGTTAAACGACCCGTTCTTCCTGAACGGAAAAATAGGAATGCCTGAAGGCGCTCTTTTTTCTGGATCTCCGGCCGTGAACCTCGGTATATTTAACGTCGGCTTGAACCAAGCGACATCCGGGCAGAACATTATCCATCTTGTCCTTGGAAAAGATCTTGGCGCGGCAGGCAGGATACATGCGTGCCCGTATTACACAGGGAACTTCAGCTCGCTCGGGTTAGGGACAGACAATTCCGGCTGGATGCTTGGATATGATAAAGGGTTTGCGCCAGTTAAGGATTCTTCCGGCGAATACAACAGGATTGTTTTTGCGGCAGACTATTCTTCTGGCAATAATGCTTTAGGCGGCGGCGGCTTCGGCCTTTATTATTTCTTTAATAAAACAATTAGCTTGTTAACAGGCCCCGTGTTCTTTAACAGCACTGCGCTGAACGGCAAGTGGAAATGGACGACCCAGTTGGATATCAACATATAAAAGGAGGCGAGTAAAATGGATCTAGCAGGTTTGGGAAATTCAATAAATATGGTCTGGCTTCTGGTAACCGGATTCTTGGTAATGTTCATGCAGGCAGGGTTTGCTCTGGTCGAAGTTGGAATGACGCGCATCAAGAACGCGAACCATACGATGCTTATGAACATGATGATCTACGCGATAGGGATATTAGGTTTTTTTACTCTAGGGTTTGGTTTGATGTTTGGCGGTATTGGGGCCCTTTCGACTCTTGGCGTTGGTCCTGAAATCTTAAGCCGAGAGTTTACGATCAGCCTTTTTGGTAAAAGTTTCGGCTTGTTCGGCATGACAGGCTTTGCACTGTCCGGGATAACCAGCATGGGAGTTATTGGGTTCTTTTTATTCCAGATGGTATTCATGGATACGACGGCAACAATTCCTACCGGCGCTATGGCCGAGAGATGGAAATGGAAAGCTTTCGTGATATATGGATTTTTCGTTTCCGCGATCCTTTATCCTATTTATGGTAACTGGGTATGGGGCGGAGGCTGGCTTTCACAGCTTGGGGCGAATTTTGGATTCGGCCATGGCTTGGTCGATTTTGCGGGATCATCAGTCGTCCATATGGTGGGAGGAGTTTGCGCAATGGCTGGAGCTTTAGTTCTTGGCGCGAGGATCGGTAAATTTAGAAAAGACGGAACGCCGGTTGCGATCCCAGGCCACAACATTCCAATGGCAATACTAGGTACATTCATCTTAGCTTTTGGATGGTTCGGTTTTAATCCTGGAAGCACACTTTCGGGAACGGACCCAAGAATTGCAATAATCGCCGTGAACACGATGCTTGCTTCAGCTTCGGGTGCTTTTCTTGCTATGCTTTATACATGGTGGCAGCAGGGAAGACCGGATCCTGGCATGTGCGCCAACGGAATGTTAGCTGGACTTGTCGCAATAACGGCTCCTTGCGCCTTTGTAAGTCCGTTATCTTCATTAATAATAGGCGCTATTGCCGGTGTACTTGTTTGCTTGAGCGTTTGGTTTGTCGAATGGAAGTTAAAACTCGATGATCCAGTCGGCGCGGTTTCTGTGCACGGCGCAAATGGGTTGTGGGGAATGATAAGCCTTGGTATTTTTGCCAATGGCACATACGGAGATGGGTTGAATGGCATAAAAGGAAATGTTTCAGGGCTTTTACATGGCGATCCCGGACAATTGGTATCGCAGATCATAGGTGTTATTGCTTGTTTCATATTCGTTTATAGCCTTTCATATATCTTCTTTAAGGTACAAGATGCAATGATGGGGATCAGAGTAACACCTGAAGAAGAAGTGCTTGGTTTGGATCGCGCAGAAATGACGTCGATCGCTTATCCAAGAGATGTGATGTAAAGGAGACTACCATGAAAAAAATAGAATGTTTCATAAGGCCCGAAAAATTGGAAGAAGTTAAAAGCGCCCTGACTTCGGCCGGAGTTGTCGGATTGACAGTATCGGAAGTTTTTGGCGCGGGTAGGCAGAAGGGATTTGTCGAAAAATATAGGGTCAGCGAAAAGACCGTTAATCTCCTGCCAAAGATCAAAATCGAGATCTATGTTTTAGACCAGGATGTCGATAAATTGATCAAGATCTTGGTTGCGGCCGCAAAAACCGGCCAAGTAGGCGATGGCAAGATATTTGTCCTGGATTCGGTCGAAAGGGTTGTAAGGATCAGGACCGAAGAAGAGAACGAAAAAGCGATCTAAACTATGGGGGGGCTGTCCTTGTTAACTTTATTGCTAACACCTTCAAAGGGCAGCCTCTTCAATATTGTAACTAATTGGCCAATAAAATACAATAATGTATGATTTTGCCTAACATTCTCTTGGCTGAATAATTGCTACAATATGGGCATAGGAAGGTGTTAGTTATGATAAATACCGGAGATACCGCTTGGGTTTTGATCTCGACCGCTCTTGTAATAATGATGACCCCCGCTCTTGCATTCTTTTACGGAGGTATGGTCAGAAAAAAGAACCTGCTTTCAACTTTGATGCTGTCCGTTGTGATCTTGTGCCTAATTTCTATACAATGGGTATTGTACGGCTATACTTTAGCTTTTGGAAATGATCACGCAGGATTAATTGGCGGACTTCAATGGTTAGGACTTATGGGTGTAGGCCAAGCTCCAAATGCCGCATATGCCGCAACAATCCCGCATCTCGCATTTATGGTTTTCCAAATGGCTTTCGCAGTCATTACTCCAGCTCTAATAACTGGAGCTTTTGTTGAAAGAATAAATTTCTCGGGATTTTTGGTATTTACATTACTTTGGTCAACATTTATATATGATCCGGTTGCCCACTGGGTATGGGGTGTTGGCGGATGGCTTAGGAATCTTGGAGCGCTTGATTTCGCTGGAGGAACTGTTGTCCATATTACCGCCGGTGTCACGGCTCTTGCTATCGCTATGGTTATCGGAAAAAGACGAGGATACGGAAAGTTTCCTATGGAGCCTTCAAATATTCCATTAACAATTCTTGGAGCATTTCTACTATGGTTTGGATGGTTCGGGTTTAACGGTGGATCGGCTCTCTCATGCGGTGGATTAGCTGCATCAGCTTTTGTTGTAACGACAATTGCTGCAGCGGCGGCTGGTCTCACTTGGACGATAGTTAGCTGGATCCATAAAAGACCTAGTGTTCTAGGTTTGGCTACCGGTGCGGTAGTTGGGCTTGTTGCGATAACCCCGGCGTCGGGATTTGTTAGCCCCCTTTCTTCTATAGTAATAGGAACCGTTGCCGCGTTGATCTCTTATTATGCAATTTTGATCAGGACAAAGTCCGGGCTTGACGATTCATTGGATGTATTTGCCTGCCACGGAATGGGGGGGATGGTTGGAGCATTACTCACCGGACTATTTGCCGAAAAGGCGATCAATCCTGCCGGAGCTAACGGATTGTTCTTTGGAAATCCGGCCCAGTTTGGGATACAAGCTCTGACAGTATTAGTTGTGGCTTCTTTCTCATTTATTGTAAGTTTTATTCTGGCAAAGATCGTTGATGCGATATTTTCATTAAGGGCAAGAGTGGAAGAAGAAGAGGTTGGGCTCGATATCAGCCAGCACGGCGAATCCGCTTTTAGTTAATAAGGGGGAGAATATTATGGGGTTAAAAAAAATAGAAGCGATTATTAGAGTTGAAAAACTTGAAGAAATTAAAAATGCTCTTGAGGAGAAAGGTTTCATTGGGATGACTTTGACCGATGTAAAAGGCAGAGGGAACCAGAAAGGCATTTTGCTTGAATGGCGTGCCGGAGAATATAGGGTGGAGTTTCTTCCAAAATTAAAGATCGAGCTTGTTGTCGATGAATCAAGCGTTGAAACAGTTGTTTCGATCATATCCGATACCGCAAGGACCGGACGAGCTGGAGACGGAAAGATATTTACATCACCGGTTGACGAAGTTGTGAGGGTCAGGACCGGCGAAAAAGGTAGATCGGTTCTATAATACATATTTGTATAATAATTAGGCAAACGCTAATTATTTAATACAAAAATGTAGATTAGTTGATGTTTTGTGTGCTATAAAATTAGGCTTAATAATGCCTAAAAATAAAGCATAATGGGCATTGGTGTCTTCTTGGCAAGTTAATTGCTGCCATTCCTTTTGAAGGAAGGTGTTAGCAATGATCAATAGCGGCGATACCGCGTGGGTGCTCATTTCAACTGCTCTTGTGATCCTCATGACCCCGGCTCTCGGATTTTTCTACGGCGGCATGGTCAGAAAGAAGAATCTTTTGTCAACCATCATGCTATCGATCACTATGCTCGCCATGATCTCGGTACAATGGATACTTTATGGATATACAATTGCGTTCGGTCCTGATCGCGGAGGGATAATAGGAGGCCTTGATTGGCTGGGCCTAGCTCATGTAACGGGCGCTCCCTATGCGGCTTATGCTCCGGGAATACCTCATCTTGCTTTTATGATGTTTCAATTAGCTTTTGCTGTAATTACTCCCGCCCTTATTACGGGTGCTTTTGTCGAGAGAATTAATTTCTCGGGTTTTTTGGTTTTTACGCTTCTTTGGTCAACGTTCGTCTATGCGCCTGTTGCGCATTGGGTATGGGGGATTGGCGGATGGATGAGAAATATGGGTGTCCTTGATTTTGCCGGCGGCGCCGTAGTGCATATTACGGCGGGTATTTCGGCGCTCGCTGTCGCATTGGTCATTGGAAAAAGAAAAGGTTATGGAAAAGTCCCAATGGAACCATCCAATATTCCTCTTACTGTTCTTGGTGCGTTTCTTTTATGGTTCGGTTGGTTTGGGTTTAACGGTGGATCGGCGCTTTCAGCTGGTGCGATCGCAACCCAAGCAATTGTCGCGACAAATGCCGCAGGAGCTGCCGCGGCGCTTACTTGGATGATAATCTCTTGGAGCCACAAACGTCCTTCTGCGCTCGGTTTTTCTACCGGAGCAATTGCCGGCCTTGCCGCAGTAACCCCTGCTTCAGGTTTTGTTAGCCCCCTTTCTGCTTTGATGATAGGAGTTGTAGCGGCAATATTTTCATACTACATGATAATCTTCAGGATGAAGATCGGTTTCGACGAATCTCTTGATGTTTTTGCTTGCCATGGGATAGGCGGTATGTGGGGGATCATTGCAACAGGTCTTTTCGCCGAAAAAGCATTGAATCCCGCAGGCGCCAATGGGCTTTTCTTTGGGAATATAACGCAATTCAAGATCCAATTAATAGCTGTTGCGGTAATAGCCATATTCTCATTTGCGGCGACCTATATTTTAGCAAAAATTGTTGATACAATGTTTTTATTGCGGGCAAAAGACAACGAAGAAGATGTTGGCCTCGATATCGCCCAGCATGGGGAGTCGGTGTACTAATATGAAAAAGATCGAAGCGATAATCAGGGTTGAAAAACTTGAAGAAGTAAAAAATGCGCTCGAAGAAAAAGGCATTATCGGGATGACAGTTACCGAGGTTAAAGGACGTGGTACGCAAAAAGGGATACTACTTGAATGGCGTGCAGGCGAATATAGGGTAGAGTTCCTTCCAAAATTAAAAGTTGAAGTTGTTGTGAAGGAATCCGATGCGGACGCAGTTGTAAAAGCGATAGCCGATGCCGCAAGAACAGGCCGCGCGGGTGACGGAAAAATATTTATTTCGACTATTGAAGCTGTAGTAAGGGTCAGGACGGGCGAAAGCGGACAAACGGCTCTTTAAACTACAAAATTGTCAATATTATGCTAAAATATTTAGCATTCAATAGTGGCATATTAATTGCTATATCATATTAATTGCTATATTTTAAATAGATATCGACAAATAAAGGAGAATGATAAAAATGGCAAAAACGGCGAGCCAGATATTCGGAGAGCTCACATTCAGCAAAAAGGTGATGAAAGAAAAATTAAGCAAAGAAGTCTATGCAAAGCTGGTTTCGACTTTGGATAGGGGCGCCTCATTGGACGAAACGATCGCAGGCGATGTTGCCCATGCAATGAAAGAATGGGCGATAGAAAATGGCGCAACGCATTTTACCCATTGGTTCCAGCCGCAGCGCGGCGGCACAGCCGAAAAGCATGATGCATTTCTAAGCTACGGAAAAGATGGGGATATGATCGAACGTTTCAGCGCAAAGCAGTTGATACAATCCGAGCCTGATGCGTCAAGTTTCCCGTCAGGCGGCATCAGATCAACATTCGAAGCCAGAGGATATACAGCTTGGGATCCTACAAGCCCGGCATTTTTGCTTGAAGCAGGCAATACAAAGACTTTGGTTATTCCCACGGTTTATTTATCTTGGACAGGTGAAGTTCTTGATCTCAAAGCTCCCCTCCTTCGTTCAATGAAAGCTTTGACCGAATCAGCGATCAAACTTCAGAAATTGTTAGGCAACAATTCGGTTAAAAAGATCAATGTTTACGGCGGGCCCGAACAAGAATATTTCTTGGTATCAAAAGAGCTCTACGAATCACGCCCGGATCTTCGCATAACCGGCAGGACGCTTTTTGGCGCGGCTCCCGCAAAAGGCCAACAGCTCGAAGACCATTACTTTGGTGCGATCAAAGACAAAGTTATGATGTTCATGGAGGATTTTGATAACGAGCTTTATAGGCATGGCATCCCTTCAAAGACCAGGCATAATGAGGTTTCGCCCAACCAATTTGAAATAGCTCCTCTTTATGAAGAAGCTAATTTGGCGATCGATCACAATCTCCAGCTTATGACGATCATCCAAAAAGTTGCCGATAAGCACGGAATGGTTGCGATATTATATGAAAAACCATTTGCTGGTGTTAATGGATCTGGCAAGCATTTCAACTGGTCAATGGGGGATGAGGTTACAAATTACCTGGAACCGTCGGATTCACCGATCAAGAACATCAATTTCCTTCTAACACTGGGAGCAATACTTCTTGGGGTGAACAAATTCGGTGGACTTCTTCGTGCGGCAGTTGCTGACGCAGGGAACGATCACCGTTTAGGTGCAAACGAAGCTCCTCCGGCCATCATGTCTGTTTATCTTGGCGAGCATCTTGCGGGGCTCATGGATGAGATCGAGGGCATCGGATCAAAAGTTAACGAAAAGAGCTTGGCGCACATTACATTAGGAGTCAAAAATTTGCCTAAAGTAGCCAAGGATACTTCCGACAGGAATAGAACCTCTCCAGTAGCTTTTACGGGCAATAAATTCGAATTCCGCGCTGTTGGTTCGTCGCAGAACTGCTCGGAAGCCGCGACAACGCTTAATTTGCTGGTAGCTTACGGATATGACGAGATAGTAAAGAAGCTGACGGCTAAAAAAGGCGGGAACGTAAAAGAAAATGCGATCCTTGTTTTGAAAGACGTCCTAAAAGAAACAAAGAAAGTGCGTTTTGAAGGCAACAATTATTCCGAAGCATGGCACAAAGAAGCGGCAAAGAGGGGATTGCCTAATGCAAAGAATACTCCCGATGCACTTGATCTTATGCTCGAAAAAGAAGTTGCCGAACTTTTTGAGAAATACGGAGTACTTTCAAAGAGAGAGCTCCATTCAAAAGTGGAGATCAAAATTGATGCTTACATCAAGCTAAAGGACGTCGAGCTTAAAGCCGGATTAAATATTGCCAGAACTTTAATATTGCCAGCCGTTCTCTCCCAGATCTCGATGTTAGGAGACGCAAAGGCGGCTTCAAAATCAACAGCAATTTCCGCAGATCTTAAAATTGCGGCTTCTCTATATTCCGATATCCAATCCGCGATAAAGAGCCTAGAAAAAGCGATAGTTGTTTGCGAGAAAGAAGAGAATCTTGATAAAAAAGCAAAACTATACGCTAAGAATGGGGCAAATGCGCTGAATGATCTCCGCGAGAGCGTCGATCGCGCAGAAACAATAGTCGCCGACGGATTCTGGCCGATGGCTAAATATCAGGAGCTTTTAACGATCTTGTAATAATGAGACTAGTTAGGAACCTGCAAGTGAACCCTGCCTGCCGGTAGGCACGGCTCGCGGTTTCTGAGTTGCTAACCAGTCTCAAAATACTTCCCCTCCACTCGGGTGAAATTTTTAAATTCCCTGCCGATAATATATTGTAGGGGTTTTAACCCCGGATGTAAAGTAAAAACGAGGGAGAAAAAATGAGAATTACCAATCTTCAAAACATACTTTCGAGCTGCAAAGTTCGGCATCGTTTGACAGATTTGAATGCTTTAGGGCGGTTTAACCATGAAAGAGCCGCTGAAGTTTTGAAAAGAAAATCTCTTTATAGAGCTTTTTCAGATCTGGGGATGTCCTCGTCGTTTGGCACTCCTTCATATAATACAGGTTTAAGTGGTTTTATTAGGGCTGAAGATTGCGATAATGCGAATAATGAAAGAGAAGTACAAAGGATGTTCGATCGATTCGATGGAATGCGAAAAAAAAGTGACGCAACTTCCCCTCAAATTGATATTTCAACATTGCTTCGCCATGGAAACATTGGCATTCCCGATGAGGTGGAGATAAAGTCCGCAGCAAAATTATTGCAAATAATTTCATGTTTTGAGATGGATGAGCAAAATATAGCAATGATGATGCTTAGCCTGCAGGCAGATCTTGGCGAGTTATCGGATGATACGCGCCTTGTTCCCTTATGTTTAATAACAGAAAAAGTTTTTCCTGAAGAATTCGGCAGATCGGAGCTATCACGCTATTTTGATGGATATTTTAGGGCCCAAAGCGACAAATTGTTCGATAATATTGCAACAAAGCGCGGAGACTTCGCCGGTTTGGGAAATGTTTTGGACGCAATGCGGGCAATTAAAAGGGAATTATTTTGTCCAAGAGAAGAGGCGATTTATGCTTATAATAATTCACCTTTACCGATCGGATCAGGGCAAACCATATCCCAGCCCGAGATCGTTGCCATTATGACTGCTTTGCTTGATCTGCACGGGACGGAACGTGTTCTTGAGATCGGGACCGGATCAGGCTACCAGGCGGCTGTACTATCGCGGCTGGCGCGGGAAGTTTATACGATCGAAAGGTTTCCCGGACTCGCGGAAAAGGCAAAAATAGTTTTAAAACAAATAGGGGCAGACAATGTTGCCGTAATAGTCGGCAATGGAATATCGGGTTCGATCGAGAAGGCTCCCTTTGACCGAATACTTGTAACCGCAATGGCCGACCATATTCCGGAGGCCCTCCTTGGCC
This window harbors:
- a CDS encoding sigma 54-interacting transcriptional regulator, which codes for MKDIKATVLVEISDVLSSSLDLAKTLNSILKVLSDSLGMERGTITLVDPKTSELHIEVAHGLTNQEKERGKYKIGEGITGKVVETGKPMIIPNIEAEPSFLDRTQARRNLKERKFAFLCVPIKIGNKIIGALSVDHLFKSDVSFEEDIKLLTIIASMVGQAVMIREMAEKDKQAVVSENIKLKQELKGRYKFKNIIYSSSVMESMLEGAMQVAESSATVLILGESGTGKELVASAVHYSSPRANKPFIKVACAALPENLLESELFGYERGAFTGAMERKIGRFEMADNGTIFLDEIGDLTLSTQVKLLRVVQEKEFERLGGTQTIKVDVRVVAATHRDLSAMVKDRKFREDLFYRINVFPIHLPPLRERREDLPVLIDHFIGKYNKENKKKIKGINRAALDVLMAYSWPGNIRELENAIERAVVLSKKDVITPTEIPQNIQTTKDIGAASAGATLPEIVEAIEKQKIEEALKNFKTQRNAARALGITERMLGYKIKIYNISA
- a CDS encoding ammonium transporter, whose amino-acid sequence is MDLAGLGNSINMVWLLVTGFLVMFMQAGFALVEVGMTRIKNANHTMLMNMMIYAIGILGFFTLGFGLMFGGIGALSTLGVGPEILSREFTISLFGKSFGLFGMTGFALSGITSMGVIGFFLFQMVFMDTTATIPTGAMAERWKWKAFVIYGFFVSAILYPIYGNWVWGGGWLSQLGANFGFGHGLVDFAGSSVVHMVGGVCAMAGALVLGARIGKFRKDGTPVAIPGHNIPMAILGTFILAFGWFGFNPGSTLSGTDPRIAIIAVNTMLASASGAFLAMLYTWWQQGRPDPGMCANGMLAGLVAITAPCAFVSPLSSLIIGAIAGVLVCLSVWFVEWKLKLDDPVGAVSVHGANGLWGMISLGIFANGTYGDGLNGIKGNVSGLLHGDPGQLVSQIIGVIACFIFVYSLSYIFFKVQDAMMGIRVTPEEEVLGLDRAEMTSIAYPRDVM
- a CDS encoding P-II family nitrogen regulator; its protein translation is MKKIECFIRPEKLEEVKSALTSAGVVGLTVSEVFGAGRQKGFVEKYRVSEKTVNLLPKIKIEIYVLDQDVDKLIKILVAAAKTGQVGDGKIFVLDSVERVVRIRTEEENEKAI
- a CDS encoding ammonium transporter, with translation MINTGDTAWVLISTALVIMMTPALAFFYGGMVRKKNLLSTLMLSVVILCLISIQWVLYGYTLAFGNDHAGLIGGLQWLGLMGVGQAPNAAYAATIPHLAFMVFQMAFAVITPALITGAFVERINFSGFLVFTLLWSTFIYDPVAHWVWGVGGWLRNLGALDFAGGTVVHITAGVTALAIAMVIGKRRGYGKFPMEPSNIPLTILGAFLLWFGWFGFNGGSALSCGGLAASAFVVTTIAAAAAGLTWTIVSWIHKRPSVLGLATGAVVGLVAITPASGFVSPLSSIVIGTVAALISYYAILIRTKSGLDDSLDVFACHGMGGMVGALLTGLFAEKAINPAGANGLFFGNPAQFGIQALTVLVVASFSFIVSFILAKIVDAIFSLRARVEEEEVGLDISQHGESAFS
- a CDS encoding P-II family nitrogen regulator produces the protein MGLKKIEAIIRVEKLEEIKNALEEKGFIGMTLTDVKGRGNQKGILLEWRAGEYRVEFLPKLKIELVVDESSVETVVSIISDTARTGRAGDGKIFTSPVDEVVRVRTGEKGRSVL
- a CDS encoding ammonium transporter, with protein sequence MINSGDTAWVLISTALVILMTPALGFFYGGMVRKKNLLSTIMLSITMLAMISVQWILYGYTIAFGPDRGGIIGGLDWLGLAHVTGAPYAAYAPGIPHLAFMMFQLAFAVITPALITGAFVERINFSGFLVFTLLWSTFVYAPVAHWVWGIGGWMRNMGVLDFAGGAVVHITAGISALAVALVIGKRKGYGKVPMEPSNIPLTVLGAFLLWFGWFGFNGGSALSAGAIATQAIVATNAAGAAAALTWMIISWSHKRPSALGFSTGAIAGLAAVTPASGFVSPLSALMIGVVAAIFSYYMIIFRMKIGFDESLDVFACHGIGGMWGIIATGLFAEKALNPAGANGLFFGNITQFKIQLIAVAVIAIFSFAATYILAKIVDTMFLLRAKDNEEDVGLDIAQHGESVY
- a CDS encoding P-II family nitrogen regulator, which translates into the protein MKKIEAIIRVEKLEEVKNALEEKGIIGMTVTEVKGRGTQKGILLEWRAGEYRVEFLPKLKVEVVVKESDADAVVKAIADAARTGRAGDGKIFISTIEAVVRVRTGESGQTAL
- a CDS encoding glutamine synthetase III, with the translated sequence MAKTASQIFGELTFSKKVMKEKLSKEVYAKLVSTLDRGASLDETIAGDVAHAMKEWAIENGATHFTHWFQPQRGGTAEKHDAFLSYGKDGDMIERFSAKQLIQSEPDASSFPSGGIRSTFEARGYTAWDPTSPAFLLEAGNTKTLVIPTVYLSWTGEVLDLKAPLLRSMKALTESAIKLQKLLGNNSVKKINVYGGPEQEYFLVSKELYESRPDLRITGRTLFGAAPAKGQQLEDHYFGAIKDKVMMFMEDFDNELYRHGIPSKTRHNEVSPNQFEIAPLYEEANLAIDHNLQLMTIIQKVADKHGMVAILYEKPFAGVNGSGKHFNWSMGDEVTNYLEPSDSPIKNINFLLTLGAILLGVNKFGGLLRAAVADAGNDHRLGANEAPPAIMSVYLGEHLAGLMDEIEGIGSKVNEKSLAHITLGVKNLPKVAKDTSDRNRTSPVAFTGNKFEFRAVGSSQNCSEAATTLNLLVAYGYDEIVKKLTAKKGGNVKENAILVLKDVLKETKKVRFEGNNYSEAWHKEAAKRGLPNAKNTPDALDLMLEKEVAELFEKYGVLSKRELHSKVEIKIDAYIKLKDVELKAGLNIARTLILPAVLSQISMLGDAKAASKSTAISADLKIAASLYSDIQSAIKSLEKAIVVCEKEENLDKKAKLYAKNGANALNDLRESVDRAETIVADGFWPMAKYQELLTIL
- a CDS encoding protein-L-isoaspartate(D-aspartate) O-methyltransferase encodes the protein MLSLQADLGELSDDTRLVPLCLITEKVFPEEFGRSELSRYFDGYFRAQSDKLFDNIATKRGDFAGLGNVLDAMRAIKRELFCPREEAIYAYNNSPLPIGSGQTISQPEIVAIMTALLDLHGTERVLEIGTGSGYQAAVLSRLAREVYTIERFPGLAEKAKIVLKQIGADNVAVIVGNGISGSIEKAPFDRILVTAMADHIPEALLGQLKEGGRMVIPVAKQKGGNFGMLNMIDRRGGEILVKEILLCAFVELVNEG